The Oxalobacteraceae bacterium OTU3CINTB1 genome includes a window with the following:
- a CDS encoding sigma-70 family RNA polymerase sigma factor — protein MSNADAHRQIGTLYNEHHGWLATWLGHKLNCRNLGAELAQDTFVRLLTARLPQDLREPRAYLTAVAKGLMVSHLRRRKLENAYLEALATQPEAVQPSPEDRLAVLETLTEIDNILDRLPNKARQVFLLAQLDGLSYAEICALLNLSLSTVKRHMVLAFRRCLAAL, from the coding sequence ATGTCCAACGCTGACGCGCATCGACAAATAGGCACGCTCTATAACGAGCATCACGGCTGGCTTGCCACTTGGCTGGGCCATAAGCTCAATTGCCGCAATCTGGGCGCCGAGTTGGCCCAGGATACCTTTGTGCGGCTGCTGACGGCGCGCCTGCCGCAGGATTTGCGCGAGCCGCGCGCCTATCTGACCGCCGTCGCCAAGGGACTGATGGTCAGCCATCTGCGCCGCAGGAAACTTGAAAACGCCTATCTGGAGGCGCTGGCCACGCAGCCCGAGGCCGTCCAGCCGTCGCCGGAGGATCGTCTGGCCGTGCTTGAGACGCTGACCGAAATCGATAACATCCTCGACCGCCTGCCTAACAAAGCCCGGCAGGTGTTCCTGCTGGCCCAGCTCGACGGCCTGAGCTACGCCGAGATCTGCGCGCTGCTGAACTTGTCGCTGAGCACGGTCAAGCGCCACATGGTGCTGGCCTTCCGCCGTTGCCTGGCAGCATTGTGA
- a CDS encoding FecR domain-containing protein produces the protein MKLGLRPAPPDRAAISKQILTEAATWLMELHDGPLSHQERAQLDAWRQRSAEHELAWEKATALMGKFGALPPSGATALKTMSMRERRGAVKLVAALLVAGPIGWMAYRNAPWPDAGGFRTSTGGRRDIVLDDGTRITLNTDTHIDVAYDRARRMVHLRRGEILITTARDAARPPRPFLVDVGEGAIRALGTRFVVRQLEQRSQVSVFEGAVELRPRDAPAAAAVIAAGRQSVFSRARVEPSSEADEAAIAWQHGMLIADRMPLARFVAELNRYRPGTLRCAPAVAGLAVSGAFSLTDTDLTLSLLEQTQPVKLRYVTRFWATVGPA, from the coding sequence GTGAAGCTGGGCTTGCGGCCCGCCCCGCCCGACCGGGCGGCGATCTCAAAACAGATCCTGACCGAGGCGGCCACCTGGCTGATGGAATTGCACGACGGTCCGCTGAGCCATCAAGAACGCGCGCAGCTCGACGCATGGCGCCAGCGTAGCGCCGAGCACGAGCTGGCGTGGGAAAAGGCCACCGCGTTGATGGGCAAGTTCGGCGCCCTGCCGCCCTCCGGCGCCACCGCGCTCAAGACCATGTCGATGCGCGAGCGGCGCGGCGCCGTCAAGCTGGTGGCGGCGCTGCTGGTGGCCGGGCCGATCGGCTGGATGGCCTACCGCAACGCCCCCTGGCCCGACGCCGGCGGCTTTCGCACCTCGACCGGCGGACGCCGCGACATCGTGCTCGACGACGGCACCCGCATCACGCTGAACACCGATACCCACATCGACGTCGCTTACGATCGCGCGCGCCGCATGGTCCACTTGCGCCGCGGCGAGATTCTCATCACCACCGCCAGGGACGCCGCCCGCCCGCCACGCCCGTTCCTGGTCGACGTCGGCGAAGGGGCGATCCGCGCGCTCGGCACCCGCTTCGTCGTGCGCCAGCTTGAACAGCGCAGCCAGGTGTCCGTGTTCGAGGGCGCGGTCGAGCTGCGGCCGCGCGACGCACCAGCGGCCGCCGCCGTCATCGCGGCCGGCCGCCAGTCGGTGTTTTCCCGCGCGCGCGTCGAGCCGTCCTCGGAGGCCGACGAGGCCGCCATCGCCTGGCAGCACGGCATGCTGATCGCCGACCGCATGCCGTTGGCGCGCTTCGTCGCCGAGCTGAACCGCTACCGACCCGGCACGCTGCGCTGCGCGCCGGCCGTCGCCGGACTTGCGGTGTCGGGCGCGTTCTCGCTGACGGACACCGACCTGACCTTGTCGCTCCTCGAGCAAACCCAGCCGGTCAAGCTGCGCTATGTGACCCGTTTCTGGGCAACCGTCGGGCCGGCCTGA